The following proteins are encoded in a genomic region of Leptospira fainei serovar Hurstbridge str. BUT 6:
- the csrA gene encoding carbon storage regulator CsrA — protein sequence MLVLARRTNESIIIGDDIEIVIVDIKGDQVKIGVKAPKEVSVHRAEVYREIQAENRKAAGAKIKPEELGKIGNILKKGDANKKDRS from the coding sequence GTGCTCGTACTTGCCAGAAGAACTAATGAATCCATCATTATCGGCGATGACATAGAAATCGTAATCGTGGATATTAAGGGAGACCAAGTTAAGATCGGAGTAAAAGCTCCGAAAGAGGTTTCCGTACATAGAGCCGAAGTCTACAGAGAGATACAGGCCGAAAATAGAAAAGCCGCCGGCGCTAAAATCAAGCCCGAGGAACTTGGAAAAATTGGAAACATCCTTAAGAAAGGTGACGCCAATAAAAAAGATCGCTCTTAA
- a CDS encoding SIMPL domain-containing protein, translated as MKKPLCLILPLFFTATVLSAQVSRVITVTGFAKVGMPAEISEIKVGIESEAKTAEEAYLKTSKKSDELVRILKTYKTLGLQTESIRVFPLYEYSKSSLHALQEAAIDARQKSEAVLSALGLKAKEIIEIQTDGGNQDPLSQQQLRVMAKESNNSPVEGGTLYREARVTLRISY; from the coding sequence ATGAAAAAGCCTTTATGTTTGATTCTGCCTCTTTTTTTTACCGCGACTGTCCTGTCTGCTCAGGTTTCTCGCGTAATTACGGTAACAGGCTTTGCGAAGGTCGGAATGCCTGCGGAGATTTCCGAAATTAAAGTGGGTATAGAGTCTGAGGCGAAAACTGCCGAAGAGGCTTACCTGAAGACTTCCAAAAAATCCGATGAACTGGTTCGGATATTAAAAACGTACAAAACTCTCGGTCTCCAAACCGAGAGCATCAGAGTATTTCCTTTGTACGAATATTCTAAATCTTCTTTACATGCTTTGCAAGAAGCGGCCATAGATGCTCGTCAAAAATCAGAAGCGGTTCTTTCTGCCTTAGGATTGAAGGCCAAGGAAATTATAGAAATACAGACTGACGGCGGAAATCAAGATCCTTTGTCACAACAACAGTTACGAGTCATGGCTAAGGAAAGTAACAATTCGCCTGTGGAAGGAGGAACGTTATATCGGGAAGCAAGAGTAACTTTGCGAATTTCTTATTAA
- the fliW gene encoding flagellar assembly protein FliW — translation MVEIQSKPFGKIRVSERQMIRFPEGLLGFAGYKNFALIEEEEESVFKWLQSVDEVELAFVVIPPSLFKKEYLPSLNVDELSQIDLKEVSEALVLVIVTIPGDDPASMTANLQGPILINKASLTGRQFISRNEAHSVREKILESATVEMS, via the coding sequence ATGGTCGAAATCCAAAGCAAACCCTTCGGAAAAATTCGGGTATCGGAGCGTCAAATGATTCGCTTTCCGGAAGGGTTACTCGGTTTTGCGGGATATAAAAACTTCGCATTAATTGAAGAAGAAGAAGAGTCGGTTTTTAAATGGCTGCAGTCGGTCGACGAAGTGGAACTAGCTTTCGTAGTCATTCCCCCCTCCTTATTCAAGAAAGAATATCTGCCTTCATTGAACGTAGACGAACTTTCTCAAATCGATCTAAAGGAAGTTTCGGAAGCTCTCGTTCTAGTAATCGTTACGATTCCCGGCGATGATCCGGCATCTATGACCGCGAATTTACAAGGTCCGATTTTGATAAACAAGGCCAGCTTAACGGGTAGACAATTTATTTCAAGAAACGAAGCTCACTCCGTTCGGGAAAAGATTCTTGAAAGCGCCACCGTGGAGATGTCCTAA
- a CDS encoding SHOCT domain-containing protein — translation MTPIKKIALKAFFTILIFWIGSGCLSNQKKGMASVSDSIVFFYIHKNPETPIFLEPEKWLPIATSVLSGVHFDEDEKAEFSRRWQILFKYIGISDSLVGAKELVRLFSEDEARKLAELLYKAEQEIPDGAPKGYQIILKREDPIRPGLRIRRTIFYVHNNGNCLVLDFGEIGQVVDFQTTYTLRDWILYPIQEPIASSRNEVFLSEIRPEGLEYASVIPTNEKNQNRICVRPLFWTAKLPVGKTSSNPQKPTKGAEERLKVLKELLEKRLITKEEYERKKTEILKDL, via the coding sequence GTGACGCCAATAAAAAAGATCGCTCTTAAAGCCTTTTTTACTATTTTAATTTTCTGGATCGGAAGCGGCTGTCTCTCCAACCAAAAAAAGGGAATGGCATCCGTATCGGATTCCATCGTTTTCTTCTACATTCATAAAAATCCCGAAACACCTATATTTCTAGAACCCGAAAAATGGTTACCAATCGCAACCTCCGTACTCAGCGGAGTGCATTTCGATGAAGATGAAAAAGCGGAATTTAGCCGCCGTTGGCAGATCCTGTTTAAATATATCGGCATTTCCGATTCATTGGTCGGAGCAAAAGAACTAGTTCGATTATTTTCGGAAGATGAAGCAAGAAAGTTAGCGGAATTGCTATACAAAGCCGAGCAGGAAATACCTGACGGCGCTCCGAAAGGATATCAAATAATTTTAAAGCGAGAAGATCCGATCCGACCAGGTCTGAGGATTCGAAGAACGATCTTTTACGTTCATAACAATGGGAACTGTTTAGTTTTAGATTTCGGAGAAATCGGTCAAGTCGTCGATTTTCAAACCACATATACTCTCCGAGATTGGATTCTATATCCGATTCAGGAACCGATCGCCTCGTCCAGAAACGAAGTCTTTCTTTCCGAAATACGTCCGGAAGGTCTCGAATATGCTAGCGTTATACCCACCAACGAAAAGAATCAAAATCGAATCTGTGTCCGCCCTCTATTTTGGACCGCAAAATTACCCGTTGGCAAAACTTCTTCAAACCCGCAAAAACCGACAAAAGGTGCGGAAGAACGTTTAAAAGTCTTAAAGGAATTATTGGAAAAACGTCTTATCACTAAAGAAGAATACGAACGTAAGAAAACGGAAATTCTAAAAGACTTGTGA